DNA sequence from the Neisseria mucosa genome:
AGAAGTGGAAAGCTTCGACAGCGGCAAAGAGGCGGCTGATTATCAGCAACGTTTTGAACAAAGCTGGCTGTATCAAGAGCTTTACGCCGCGCGCAATGTCCGTCCGTCATTTAAATGGGGCGTTTACCTCGGCTCGCTTTATACCGGTATCGACCAAATGATTTTCAGAGGCAAAGCCCCGTGGACTTTGAAACATCACGGCAAAGACAACGAGCAGCTCAAAAAAGCCGCCGAATGCAAGCCGATTGATTATCCGAAGCCCGACGGCGTGTTGACCTTCGACCGCTTGAGCAGCGTTTTCCTTGCCAACCTTGCGCACGAAGAAAACCAGCCCGACCATTTGGTACTGAAAAATCCGCAGGTCATGATAGACGTAAACTACAAAGAATACGCCTCGCCCGAAACCCGCTATTGTCCGGCCGGTGTATATGAAATCGTCGAAGAAAACGGTAGTCCGCGCCTGCAAATCAACGCCGCCAACTGCGTGCACTGCAAAACGTGCGACATCAAAGACCCGACGCAAAACATCACTTGGATTTGCCCCGAAGGCGCAAGCGGGCCGAATTACGGCGGAATGTAATTGACTGTTTGAAGTCAAAAACTAAAGGTCGTCTGAAAAATTTCAGACGGCCTCTATCCTATTATTTCATCAATGGAAGCATTATGAATACACGCATTTGGCAGGCAGGCCGATTTGAAATCGCCTTGGACAAACCGAAAATCATGGGCATCGTCAATCTGACCCCCGATTCATTATCCGATGGCGGCACCTATTCGCAAAATGTCTCAATAGCATTGGCACATGCCGAGCAGCTGCTGAAAGACGGCGCGGATATTCTCGATATCGGCGGCGAATCTACCCGTCCGGGTTCGGATGGTGTTTCTCTCGAAGAAGAATGGGCCAGGGTGCAGCAGGTTTTGGCGGAAGTGGCCAAGTGGAATGTTCCCGTCAGCTTGGATACGCGCCACACGGCAATCATGGAAAAAGCCTTGGCGCAAGGCGGCGTCGATATTATCAACGATGTTGCCGCATTGAGTGATGAAGGCGCAGTCGCATTATTGGCGCAACAGCCGACGACAGGCATGTGTCTCATGCACATGCAGGGTTTGCCCAAAACCATGCAGCTTAATCCGCAATATCAAGATGTCGTCGAAGAAGTCGCGCGTTATTTAAAAGCACGCGCGGCAGAATGCGTT
Encoded proteins:
- the folP gene encoding dihydropteroate synthase, giving the protein MNTRIWQAGRFEIALDKPKIMGIVNLTPDSLSDGGTYSQNVSIALAHAEQLLKDGADILDIGGESTRPGSDGVSLEEEWARVQQVLAEVAKWNVPVSLDTRHTAIMEKALAQGGVDIINDVAALSDEGAVALLAQQPTTGMCLMHMQGLPKTMQLNPQYQDVVEEVARYLKARAAECVRAGIAPERITLDPGFGFGKNLQHNITLIQHLPELMEATGFPLLIGISRKSMIGELTGEQDAAKRVHGSVAAALATVARGAQIIRVHDVKATADALKVWEAVGVSA